A part of Pseudomonas sp. HR96 genomic DNA contains:
- a CDS encoding outer membrane protein assembly factor BamE, translating into MQNTKHLLTSLTIVGLLALAGCSFPGVYKIDIQQGNVVTQDMIDQLRPGMTRRQVRFIMGNPLIVDTFHADRWDYLYTLQPGGGTRQQERMSIFFNGNDQLVSLSGDFKPGVSRDQAILGKDSDTNVAQPPQGEAPKKEAPPKPGSLLDQIQKDVDGVQTVPVPTVPPLDTAPQ; encoded by the coding sequence ATGCAAAACACCAAGCACTTGCTAACCAGCCTCACCATCGTGGGACTGCTCGCACTCGCCGGTTGTTCATTCCCCGGGGTTTACAAAATCGACATCCAGCAGGGCAATGTCGTCACGCAGGACATGATAGACCAGTTACGGCCAGGAATGACCCGTCGGCAAGTACGGTTTATCATGGGCAATCCTCTGATCGTCGATACATTCCACGCCGATCGCTGGGATTACCTGTACACCCTGCAACCGGGTGGCGGCACTCGCCAGCAGGAGCGCATGAGCATCTTCTTCAACGGCAACGACCAACTGGTCAGCTTGTCGGGTGATTTCAAACCAGGCGTCAGCCGCGACCAGGCCATCCTGGGCAAGGACTCCGACACCAACGTGGCCCAGCCGCCTCAGGGTGAAGCACCGAAGAAAGAAGCGCCGCCCAAGCCCGGCTCGCTGCTCGACCAGATCCAGAAAGACGTCGACGGCGTGCAGACCGTACCGGTGCCGACCGTCCCGCCGCTGGACACCGCGCCGCAGTAA
- a CDS encoding type II toxin-antitoxin system RatA family toxin: protein MTTHIQRSALLPYPAQALYDLVNDVARYPEFLPWCSGTTVLEANDELMRAKLDVAKGGISQHFVTRNQLVPGRLIEMNLEEGPFSQLHGIWVFKPLGEKACKISLDLAFDYAGPIVRATLGPLFNQAANTLVDAFCQRAKQLHG, encoded by the coding sequence ATGACGACTCATATTCAACGTTCGGCGTTGCTGCCATACCCGGCTCAGGCGCTGTACGACCTGGTCAACGATGTGGCGCGCTACCCGGAATTCCTGCCGTGGTGCTCCGGTACCACGGTGCTCGAAGCCAACGACGAGCTGATGCGCGCCAAGCTGGACGTGGCCAAGGGCGGGATCAGCCAGCACTTCGTCACGCGCAACCAGCTGGTGCCGGGCCGCTTGATCGAGATGAATCTGGAAGAGGGGCCGTTCAGCCAGCTGCATGGCATCTGGGTGTTCAAGCCGCTGGGTGAAAAGGCCTGCAAGATCAGCCTGGACCTGGCCTTCGACTACGCCGGGCCGATCGTGCGCGCCACGCTGGGGCCGTTGTTCAATCAGGCGGCCAACACCCTGGTCGATGCCTTCTGCCAGCGTGCCAAGCAGCTGCACGGATGA
- a CDS encoding RnfH family protein — protein MIDIEVVYALAQQQTLLALKVPAGSSVAQVLRLEAVVQQWPELDLAAMPVGIFGKVVDQPAERVVQAGERIEIYRPLLADPKEIRRLRAAKAARDRAKAGG, from the coding sequence ATGATCGACATCGAGGTGGTGTATGCCTTGGCGCAGCAGCAGACGCTGCTGGCCTTGAAGGTGCCGGCGGGGTCCAGCGTGGCCCAGGTGCTGCGCCTGGAGGCAGTGGTGCAGCAGTGGCCTGAGCTGGACCTGGCGGCCATGCCGGTAGGGATTTTCGGCAAGGTGGTCGATCAGCCGGCCGAGCGGGTGGTGCAGGCTGGCGAACGGATCGAGATCTATCGCCCGTTGCTGGCGGACCCAAAGGAGATTCGCCGGTTGCGGGCAGCCAAGGCGGCGCGGGATCGGGCCAAGGCCGGCGGCTGA
- a CDS encoding SIR2 family protein, translating to MNREQLRLIDNLSKELAEGNLAIFAGAGFSRAAGFVDWKSLLKPIADDLELDVEREWDLVTLAQYHANVNLTNRAKLNQLLVTEFSANVAPTENHAILARLPIQTYWTTNYDRLIETALQNNEKVADIKYTTKQLATTRPKRDAVVYKMHGDVEHASDAVLIRDDYERYHVKMQPFITALSGDLIAKTFLFLGFSFSDPNLEYILSRVRIQFAQDQRQHYCILRKASKEPREGQADFEYRQRKEELFKGELLRVGIKVIYVDLFSEITDILKAIEHRHKKKTIFISGAAHDYSPWTEAESEQFVYNLSKAISAKQYRVISGFGLGIGSAVITGVLEQTIMNGGRLDSDQLILRPFPQSQSGQKPLNELWTEYRHNMLAHAGIAIFLFGNKLKDGELVLSNGMREEFDIAVANGIFVIPIGITGSISAELWKEVIQGYDESKYEHGKKITPLLDELGDEATTLNRAQEVILTLLPLI from the coding sequence ATGAATAGAGAACAATTACGTCTTATCGACAACCTATCGAAGGAGTTGGCCGAAGGGAATCTGGCGATATTTGCTGGTGCAGGGTTTTCAAGGGCAGCAGGTTTTGTCGATTGGAAGTCGTTGCTTAAGCCGATTGCGGATGACCTTGAACTTGACGTGGAAAGGGAGTGGGATCTGGTGACGCTGGCGCAGTACCATGCGAACGTAAACCTGACTAATCGAGCGAAGCTTAATCAGCTTCTGGTCACTGAGTTCTCCGCAAACGTGGCACCTACTGAAAACCACGCCATATTGGCAAGGCTTCCGATCCAGACGTACTGGACAACAAACTACGATCGCCTAATTGAGACCGCTCTGCAAAACAATGAGAAAGTAGCGGACATAAAATATACGACCAAGCAGCTTGCCACCACTCGGCCTAAGCGCGATGCCGTTGTCTATAAGATGCACGGTGACGTCGAGCACGCTTCGGACGCGGTCTTGATTCGTGATGACTACGAGCGCTATCACGTCAAGATGCAGCCCTTCATTACCGCGCTCAGCGGTGACCTGATCGCTAAGACATTCTTGTTTTTAGGCTTTAGTTTCTCGGACCCCAACCTTGAGTACATTCTCAGCCGTGTGAGGATTCAGTTCGCGCAAGATCAACGACAGCATTATTGCATCCTTCGTAAAGCAAGCAAGGAACCACGGGAAGGCCAAGCAGACTTCGAGTACCGTCAGCGTAAGGAAGAGCTCTTCAAAGGTGAGCTGCTGCGCGTCGGGATCAAGGTGATCTACGTCGATCTGTTCTCTGAGATCACTGACATCCTAAAGGCGATCGAGCATCGCCACAAGAAGAAGACCATCTTCATCTCAGGAGCAGCTCATGACTACTCTCCTTGGACGGAGGCGGAGTCGGAGCAATTTGTTTATAATCTGAGCAAGGCCATTAGCGCGAAGCAATACCGTGTCATTTCAGGCTTTGGCCTGGGCATCGGGAGTGCAGTCATCACCGGTGTGCTGGAGCAGACCATCATGAACGGTGGGCGCCTGGATAGCGATCAGTTGATCTTGCGCCCGTTCCCCCAGAGTCAATCTGGGCAGAAGCCTCTCAACGAACTCTGGACAGAGTATCGTCACAACATGCTTGCCCACGCGGGTATCGCTATTTTCCTGTTTGGCAACAAGCTCAAAGACGGCGAGCTAGTACTATCTAATGGAATGCGCGAAGAGTTCGACATTGCTGTAGCGAACGGCATATTCGTAATTCCTATTGGCATCACCGGTTCCATATCTGCAGAGCTGTGGAAGGAGGTGATCCAGGGGTACGACGAATCAAAGTATGAGCATGGAAAGAAGATTACACCCCTGTTGGATGAGCTGGGCGATGAGGCCACCACGCTGAATCGCGCCCAAGAGGTCATCCTCACACTACTGCCTCTCATTTAA
- a CDS encoding DUF488 domain-containing protein encodes MPIYTAGYEGLSIETFIARLKQAGIDKVLDVREYPLSRKPGFSKKAFAACLAESGITYEHCPPLGCPKPIRNQYKIDGNWSLYAQNFRAYIRTQPELLLSLTTEAAKQRICMVCYEADARFCHRSLIAEAAQELDPTLKARHLPSKMKPITGSIMAIA; translated from the coding sequence ATGCCCATCTACACCGCAGGCTACGAAGGCCTAAGCATCGAAACCTTCATCGCCCGCCTAAAACAGGCAGGGATCGACAAGGTTCTCGATGTCCGTGAATACCCACTATCCAGAAAACCGGGATTCTCCAAGAAAGCCTTCGCGGCATGCCTAGCCGAGTCAGGCATCACCTATGAGCACTGCCCACCTCTGGGCTGCCCCAAGCCGATTCGCAACCAATACAAGATCGACGGCAATTGGAGCCTTTACGCCCAAAATTTCCGAGCTTATATCCGCACCCAACCCGAGCTGCTGCTCAGCTTGACCACCGAAGCGGCCAAGCAGCGAATCTGCATGGTGTGCTATGAAGCCGATGCCCGCTTCTGCCACCGCAGCCTGATTGCCGAAGCTGCTCAGGAATTGGACCCTACCTTGAAGGCCCGACACCTTCCGTCAAAAATGAAGCCAATTACTGGCTCGATCATGGCTATCGCTTAG
- a CDS encoding Arm DNA-binding domain-containing protein encodes MLGNVPPVDTGAWMGGYFTLRVLDTLACYPAAGRGSSGISDSSIEITFIYRGVRCRERITLKPTATNLKKAEQYKAAIEHAISIGTFDYSVAFPGSARLLRSRQRQAGKR; translated from the coding sequence ATGCTGGGCAACGTGCCGCCTGTCGATACGGGCGCCTGGATGGGAGGGTACTTCACGCTCAGGGTACTGGACACCCTCGCCTGCTACCCGGCGGCGGGACGGGGGAGTTCAGGGATTTCCGATTCGAGCATCGAAATCACGTTCATCTATCGGGGCGTCCGTTGCCGCGAGAGGATCACGCTCAAGCCCACCGCCACTAATCTGAAGAAAGCGGAACAGTACAAGGCGGCGATTGAGCACGCAATCTCGATCGGCACCTTCGACTACTCGGTGGCCTTCCCCGGGTCGGCCAGGCTGCTAAGGTCGCGCCAGAGGCAAGCCGGGAAACGGTGA
- a CDS encoding DUF6124 family protein, translated as MPTPPPTTQTEIIEAADDLLRCAKATAYESADALSGSQRDHALAVVHLIDMARLKLDEAALRAAH; from the coding sequence ATGCCTACCCCACCCCCCACCACCCAAACCGAAATCATCGAAGCCGCCGACGACCTCCTGCGCTGCGCCAAGGCCACCGCCTACGAAAGTGCCGACGCCCTCTCCGGCAGCCAGCGTGACCACGCGCTGGCCGTGGTTCACCTGATCGACATGGCTCGCCTCAAACTCGACGAAGCCGCCCTGCGCGCCGCCCACTGA
- the fur gene encoding ferric iron uptake transcriptional regulator: MVENSELRKAGLKVTLPRVKILQMLDSAEQRHMSAEDVYKALMEAGEDVGLATVYRVLTQFEACNLVVRHNFDGGHAVFELSDGGHHDHMVNVDSGEVIEFFDSEIERRQKEIVIEHGFELVDHNLVLYVRKKKS, encoded by the coding sequence ATGGTTGAAAATAGCGAATTACGTAAAGCGGGCCTCAAGGTTACCCTGCCGCGAGTCAAGATCCTGCAAATGCTGGACTCTGCAGAGCAACGTCACATGAGTGCCGAGGACGTCTACAAGGCCCTGATGGAAGCAGGCGAGGACGTCGGTCTGGCCACGGTTTACCGTGTACTGACACAGTTCGAGGCATGCAATCTGGTCGTACGGCACAACTTCGACGGCGGTCATGCCGTATTCGAACTGTCCGACGGGGGCCACCACGACCACATGGTCAACGTGGATTCCGGCGAGGTTATCGAGTTCTTCGATAGCGAGATCGAGCGTCGTCAGAAGGAGATCGTGATCGAGCATGGCTTCGAGCTGGTCGACCACAATCTGGTGCTGTATGTGCGCAAGAAGAAGAGCTGA
- a CDS encoding sensor histidine kinase gives MPHTPAPLPANEEHRALSLEHLEVLDSAAEQGFDDIVLLAQTLCQTPIALVSLVDRERQWFKARLGLDVCGTHRDLAFCAHAILAPQEVLVVEDTLLDPRFAESPLVLGAPFIRFYAGAPIVSDAGLALGTVCVIDTRPRTLGAAERQGLHALARQTAALLQLRWLNRQREQQAEVLTEELEEAVAQTEQAQASLRHSRRVSSLGMLTASIAHDFNNLLQALSASLQMVHMRARRPLDVERFADTGLQAVEQGRQLVARLMSNVRSDGPEVICLDVSARIEAARSVLARTVSGELDLSFDLAARGWGVMCVEVQLLSVVMNLLANARDALAGPGSVHIATRLVAVEDDLELPEGDYLVLSVADDGPGMNADVAARVFEPFYTTKLAGQGTGLGLAQVQEFASSAGGVARVHSAPGAGTTISLWLRVLGRVESLASPAFG, from the coding sequence ATGCCTCACACCCCTGCCCCCTTGCCCGCCAACGAGGAACACCGCGCCCTGTCGCTCGAGCACCTGGAGGTGCTGGACAGCGCCGCCGAGCAAGGCTTCGATGACATCGTGCTGTTGGCGCAAACGCTCTGCCAGACGCCGATTGCCCTGGTGTCGCTGGTGGACCGCGAGCGGCAGTGGTTCAAGGCGCGGCTGGGGCTGGATGTGTGCGGCACGCACCGCGACCTGGCTTTCTGCGCCCATGCGATTCTGGCGCCGCAGGAAGTGCTGGTGGTCGAGGACACGCTGCTCGACCCGCGCTTCGCCGAGAGCCCGCTGGTGCTGGGGGCGCCCTTTATCCGTTTCTATGCCGGGGCGCCGATCGTGTCCGATGCCGGTTTGGCGCTGGGCACGGTCTGCGTGATCGACACGCGCCCGCGCACGCTGGGCGCGGCCGAGCGGCAGGGCTTGCATGCGCTGGCGCGGCAGACGGCGGCGTTGTTGCAGTTGCGCTGGCTCAATCGCCAGCGCGAGCAGCAGGCCGAGGTGCTGACCGAGGAGCTGGAAGAGGCGGTGGCGCAGACCGAGCAGGCGCAGGCGTCGTTGCGGCATTCGCGGCGGGTGTCGTCGCTGGGGATGCTGACGGCGAGCATCGCCCACGACTTCAACAATCTGTTGCAGGCCTTGAGCGCCAGCCTGCAGATGGTGCACATGCGCGCGCGGCGGCCGCTGGATGTCGAGCGCTTTGCCGACACCGGGCTGCAGGCGGTGGAGCAAGGGCGCCAGCTGGTGGCGCGGCTGATGAGCAACGTGCGCAGCGACGGCCCGGAGGTGATCTGCCTGGACGTCAGCGCGCGCATCGAGGCGGCGCGCTCGGTGCTGGCGCGCACGGTGAGTGGCGAGCTGGACCTGTCCTTCGACCTGGCGGCGCGGGGTTGGGGGGTGATGTGCGTCGAGGTGCAGTTGCTGTCGGTGGTGATGAACCTGCTGGCCAACGCCCGCGACGCGCTGGCCGGGCCGGGCAGTGTGCATATCGCCACGCGGCTGGTGGCGGTGGAGGACGACCTGGAGTTGCCCGAGGGCGATTATCTGGTGCTGAGCGTCGCCGACGACGGCCCGGGCATGAACGCGGACGTGGCCGCGCGGGTGTTCGAGCCGTTCTACACCACCAAGCTGGCCGGGCAAGGCACCGGCCTGGGCCTGGCCCAGGTGCAGGAGTTCGCCAGCAGCGCCGGCGGCGTGGCGCGGGTGCACAGTGCGCCCGGGGCGGGCACCACCATCAGCCTGTGGCTGCGGGTGCTCGGCCGGGTGGAAAGCCTGGCGTCGCCGGCCTTTGGCTGA
- the smpB gene encoding SsrA-binding protein SmpB, giving the protein MAKQKKHPTGTIAQNKKARHDYFIEHRFEAGLVLAGWEVKSLRAGKAQLIDSYVLLKDGEAWLLGSHIAPLTTASTHVIADPVRTRKLLLNKRELEKLFTNVQQKGYACVALSLYWSKHLIKCEIALGKGKKEYDKRDTQRERDSDRELQRAVRTKGKED; this is encoded by the coding sequence ATGGCTAAACAAAAGAAACACCCAACAGGGACCATCGCGCAGAACAAGAAAGCGCGACACGATTACTTCATCGAACACCGTTTCGAAGCTGGTCTGGTCCTGGCCGGCTGGGAAGTAAAAAGTCTGCGGGCCGGCAAGGCGCAGTTGATCGACAGTTACGTCCTGCTCAAGGATGGCGAAGCCTGGCTGCTGGGTAGCCACATCGCCCCGTTGACCACGGCCAGCACTCACGTCATCGCCGATCCGGTACGCACCCGCAAGCTGCTGTTGAACAAGCGCGAGCTGGAAAAACTGTTCACCAACGTGCAACAGAAAGGCTACGCCTGCGTCGCCTTGTCGCTGTACTGGAGCAAGCACTTGATCAAGTGCGAAATCGCTCTGGGCAAAGGCAAGAAGGAATACGACAAGCGCGATACCCAGCGCGAACGCGATTCCGACCGCGAGCTGCAGCGCGCCGTGCGCACCAAGGGCAAGGAAGACTGA
- a CDS encoding FAD-binding and (Fe-S)-binding domain-containing protein — translation MSLPSTFLSSIEQLIPAARRFSDPTSLLAFGTDASFYRLIPQQVLRVESEAEVIGVLQLAHREGVPVTFRAAGTSLSGQAISDSVLLVLGEHWNGRDIREHGLQIRLQPGVIGAQANAWLAPYGRKIGPDPASINACKIGGIVANNASGMCCGTAQNTYHTLAGMRLILADGSCVDSEDPASVAAFGHSHGELLGALQQLAEQTRANPELAERIRHKYRLKNTTGLSLNALVDHDDPLQILMHLMVGSEGTLGFISAVTYDTVIDHPCKATALIVFPDVHTCCNAVTVLKQQPVAAVELLDRRSLRSVQDKPGMPPFVRDLPDAACALLIETRAGARAEVLDQVGQIQTALAPFAVLEQIDFTEDPLENARLWAIRKDTFPAVGAVRETGTTVIIEDVTFPVEQLAAGVTGLIALFEKHHYNEAILFGHALEGNLHFVFTQGFNNPAEIQRYQAFMDDVAHLVAVQFGGSLKAEHGTGRNMAPFVELEWGRDAYQLMWQIKRLLDPKGILNPNVVLSEDPHIHLKNLKPLPAADPIVDKCIECGFCEPVCPSRGLTLTPRQRIVLWRDIQARQRAGENTDAQRRDFQYQGIDTCAATGLCAQRCPVGINTGELIKQLRAENATHPRAANWLADHFSTALQGARFTLHAANGARMLLGAPRLTALSARLQEASRGQIPQWTSAMPQAEQAIRVKPALLDQRPRVVYLPACVSRVMGPAASDPEQMSLRDKTTQLLEKAGYQVIFPATLDNLCCGQPFASKGYPEPAERKRQTLLDALLSASRGGLDPIYCDTSPCTLRLLQQPADPRLSLYDPVRFIRSHLLERLDFTPQADPIAVHVTCSTQHLGEGQALIDLARRCSHNVVIPEGIHCCGFAGDKGFTTPELNAHALRHLKQDVQGCHEGISTSRTCEIGLSHHSGIDYHSLVYLVDRVTTAKRPTAQ, via the coding sequence ATGAGTTTGCCGTCGACATTCCTGAGCTCCATCGAACAGCTGATCCCTGCCGCCCGCCGCTTCAGCGACCCGACCTCGTTGCTGGCCTTCGGCACCGACGCCAGCTTCTACCGGCTGATCCCGCAACAGGTGCTGCGGGTCGAATCCGAAGCCGAAGTCATCGGCGTGCTGCAACTGGCCCACCGCGAAGGCGTGCCCGTAACCTTCCGCGCCGCCGGCACCAGCCTGTCCGGCCAGGCCATCAGCGACTCGGTGCTGCTGGTACTGGGCGAGCACTGGAACGGCCGCGACATCCGCGAGCACGGCCTGCAGATTCGCCTGCAACCGGGTGTAATCGGCGCCCAGGCCAACGCCTGGCTCGCCCCGTACGGGCGCAAGATCGGCCCCGACCCGGCCTCCATCAACGCCTGCAAGATCGGCGGCATCGTCGCCAACAACGCCAGCGGCATGTGCTGCGGCACCGCGCAGAACACCTATCACACCCTGGCCGGCATGCGCCTGATCCTCGCCGATGGCAGCTGCGTCGACAGCGAAGACCCCGCCAGCGTCGCCGCCTTTGGCCACAGCCACGGCGAGCTGCTCGGCGCGCTCCAACAACTCGCTGAACAGACCCGCGCCAATCCCGAACTCGCCGAACGCATCCGCCACAAGTACCGCCTGAAAAACACCACCGGCCTGTCGCTCAACGCCCTGGTCGACCACGACGACCCGCTGCAAATCCTCATGCACCTGATGGTTGGCTCCGAAGGCACGCTGGGCTTCATCAGCGCCGTCACCTACGACACCGTCATCGACCACCCCTGCAAAGCCACCGCGCTGATCGTCTTCCCCGACGTGCACACCTGCTGCAACGCCGTCACCGTGCTCAAGCAGCAACCGGTGGCCGCCGTCGAACTGCTCGACCGCCGCAGCCTGCGCTCGGTGCAAGACAAACCCGGCATGCCGCCCTTCGTCCGCGACCTGCCCGACGCCGCCTGCGCCCTGCTCATCGAAACCCGCGCCGGCGCGCGCGCCGAAGTGCTCGACCAGGTCGGCCAGATCCAGACCGCCCTCGCCCCCTTCGCCGTGCTCGAACAGATCGACTTCACCGAAGACCCGCTGGAAAACGCCCGCCTCTGGGCCATCCGCAAAGACACCTTCCCCGCCGTCGGCGCCGTGCGCGAGACCGGCACCACGGTGATCATCGAAGACGTCACCTTCCCCGTCGAACAGCTGGCCGCCGGCGTTACCGGCCTCATCGCCCTGTTCGAAAAACACCACTACAACGAAGCCATCCTGTTCGGCCACGCCCTGGAGGGCAACCTGCACTTCGTCTTCACCCAGGGCTTCAACAACCCGGCAGAGATCCAGCGCTACCAGGCCTTCATGGACGACGTCGCGCACCTGGTGGCCGTACAATTCGGCGGTTCGCTCAAGGCCGAACACGGCACCGGCCGCAACATGGCGCCCTTCGTCGAACTGGAATGGGGCCGCGACGCCTACCAACTGATGTGGCAAATCAAACGCCTGCTCGACCCCAAAGGCATCCTCAACCCCAATGTCGTGCTTAGCGAAGACCCGCACATCCACCTGAAAAACCTCAAGCCGCTGCCCGCCGCCGACCCCATCGTCGACAAATGCATCGAGTGCGGCTTCTGCGAACCGGTGTGCCCGTCCCGCGGCCTGACCCTCACCCCACGCCAGCGCATCGTGCTCTGGCGCGACATCCAGGCGCGGCAACGCGCCGGCGAAAACACCGACGCCCAGCGCCGCGACTTCCAGTACCAGGGCATCGACACCTGCGCCGCCACCGGCCTGTGCGCCCAGCGCTGCCCGGTGGGCATCAACACCGGTGAGCTGATCAAACAACTGCGCGCCGAAAACGCCACCCACCCGCGCGCAGCCAACTGGCTGGCCGACCACTTCAGCACAGCCCTGCAAGGCGCCCGCTTCACCCTGCACGCCGCCAACGGCGCGCGCATGCTGCTCGGCGCCCCGCGCCTCACGGCACTCTCCGCCCGCCTGCAAGAGGCCAGCCGTGGGCAGATCCCGCAGTGGACCTCGGCCATGCCGCAAGCCGAACAGGCCATCCGCGTCAAACCCGCCCTGCTGGACCAGCGCCCGCGAGTCGTCTACCTGCCCGCCTGCGTCTCCCGCGTGATGGGCCCCGCCGCCAGCGACCCCGAACAGATGTCCCTGCGCGACAAAACCACCCAACTGCTGGAAAAAGCCGGCTACCAGGTCATCTTCCCGGCCACCCTCGACAACCTCTGCTGCGGCCAACCCTTCGCCTCGAAAGGCTACCCCGAGCCGGCCGAACGCAAACGCCAAACCCTGCTCGACGCCCTGCTCAGCGCCAGCCGTGGCGGCCTCGACCCCATCTACTGCGACACCAGCCCCTGCACCCTGCGCCTGCTGCAACAGCCCGCCGACCCACGCCTGAGCCTCTACGACCCGGTGCGCTTCATCCGCAGCCACCTGCTCGAGCGCCTGGACTTCACCCCCCAGGCCGACCCCATCGCCGTGCACGTCACCTGCAGCACCCAGCACTTGGGCGAAGGCCAGGCCCTCATCGACCTGGCCCGCCGCTGCAGCCACAACGTCGTGATCCCCGAGGGCATTCACTGCTGCGGCTTCGCCGGCGACAAAGGCTTTACCACCCCCGAACTGAACGCTCACGCCCTGCGCCACCTCAAACAGGATGTGCAGGGCTGCCACGAGGGCATCAGCACCAGCCGCACCTGCGAAATCGGCCTGTCGCACCACAGCGGCATCGACTACCACAGCCTGGTTTACCTGGTAGACCGAGTCACCACCGCCAAGCGCCCAACTGCGCAATAA
- a CDS encoding TIR domain-containing protein: MARKVFFSFKYDDVQRAMNVRNSNVIAADTKYGFIDKADFEEVQRKGDAAIKAWIDGQLSGTTVTVVLVGANTDKSKWVKYEVAQSIARGNGILTIDISKIANLDGETTDCCSLRVQGYNHYLWNNGHGRDNLGAWVESAAKAAGKP, encoded by the coding sequence ATGGCGAGAAAAGTTTTCTTCAGCTTCAAATATGACGATGTTCAACGTGCCATGAATGTGCGAAACAGCAATGTGATCGCTGCTGATACGAAATATGGCTTCATCGACAAGGCAGATTTTGAAGAGGTTCAGCGTAAAGGGGACGCGGCGATCAAGGCCTGGATCGATGGCCAGCTTTCCGGTACGACCGTTACGGTTGTGCTCGTAGGGGCTAATACCGATAAAAGCAAATGGGTCAAGTATGAGGTCGCCCAAAGCATCGCGCGCGGTAACGGCATTTTGACTATAGACATCAGCAAGATCGCGAACCTCGATGGAGAGACAACAGACTGCTGCAGCTTGCGAGTTCAAGGTTATAACCATTACCTGTGGAACAACGGTCATGGACGCGACAATCTTGGAGCGTGGGTTGAGAGTGCAGCCAAGGCAGCAGGCAAACCCTGA
- a CDS encoding DUF4760 domain-containing protein produces the protein MDCTGFLACAGSIVGSDWFRSLSFLLGVTVAVISVLTVKATAKRKQSADLLFASRADKELMAGMRCLAAIHERADSNVRAYARKDQVGTDEAKSIRYVLNHWEYVSVGVQAGIYDEKMLWNASYNTLVGLHRNARPFIDALREASGRSTLFQEVQWLAERWDYLGPPIKKKSKFTRLL, from the coding sequence ATGGATTGTACAGGGTTTCTTGCATGTGCCGGCAGCATCGTGGGCTCGGATTGGTTCCGAAGCTTGTCATTCTTACTGGGTGTCACCGTCGCAGTCATATCGGTACTGACGGTGAAGGCCACGGCTAAGCGAAAGCAGTCAGCTGACCTGCTATTCGCAAGCAGGGCTGACAAGGAGCTTATGGCTGGGATGCGCTGTTTGGCAGCTATCCACGAGAGGGCTGACTCCAATGTGCGAGCTTATGCTCGAAAGGACCAGGTTGGCACCGATGAAGCCAAAAGCATTAGGTATGTACTCAACCATTGGGAATACGTCAGTGTTGGCGTTCAGGCGGGCATCTATGACGAAAAGATGCTATGGAATGCCAGTTATAATACTCTTGTAGGGCTTCATAGGAATGCTAGGCCGTTTATTGATGCGCTAAGAGAGGCCAGCGGCCGCTCGACGCTTTTTCAAGAGGTGCAGTGGTTAGCAGAGCGTTGGGATTACCTTGGCCCACCTATCAAGAAAAAAAGTAAATTCACTCGATTGCTCTGA